GTGTTGGGAAACTTGGATGGGTACATgtgaaacaatgaaataaaaccaCCCACTTATACCATTTAGAAGAATacattcaaaatgaataaaagacttaaatgtaagtcatgaaaccataaaagtcctggaagaaaacataggcagtaaaatctcagacatcacacatagcaatattttttgctgatatgtCACTcagggcaagggaaataaaggaaaatataaacaaatgggactacatcaaactaaaaagcttctgcacagcaaagggtACCGTCAACAACATGAAAAGGGAAGCCTctgcacgggagaacatatttgccaatgatacagctGATAAGGGGTggatctccaaaatatataaagtactcatacagcACAAGCAAAGGAAcacaaacaatgcaatttaaaagtgggcagaggacctgagtagatattctccaaagaggacatacaaatggatgagacaagaaaaaaatgctcaatttcACCCATCatgagagatatgcaaattaaaatgacagtgaggtaccacctcacacctaccagaatggctaccatcaataaatcaacaaacaacaagtgctagtgaggctgtggagaaaaaggaacccttgtataCTATTAGTGGAAATGCAGAcaggtgcaaccactatggaagacagtgtggagtttcctaaaGTAATTAACCATAAAGCTtccatttgacacagtgatcccacttctaggaatatatcttaagaagcCTGAACCACCGATCACAgagaatatatgcagccctatgttcaaagagcattatttacaactagaggcccagtgcacaaaactcgtTCACCGTAGGGGGcggccctcagccaggcctgcaccctcttgcagtccgggacccctcactccttaccacccacctgatCTCTGCTCTTTCGTGcctccatggaggcaggagaggttcctgccaccactgatgcactcgccagctgtgagcccggcttctggctgaaccgagctccccctgtgggagagcactgaccaccagggggtcagctcctgcattgagtgtctgcccctggtggtcagtgcacgtcatagtgactgtttgttccaccattcagtcaatttgcatattaggcttttattatgtaggatagccAAGAGCTGAAAACAGTGCAGATGCCCATCAATAGAAGGGTGAATAAAAAAACAATGGTATATTTACATAGTGGAATACTACCTgtcaggaaaagagaaggaattcttaacttttgagacagcatgtctggatctggagattattatactcagtgaaagaagccaggcagagaaagagaaaaactatatgacttcacttatatgtggaatctaatgaacattatctgccaaacaaaatagaaacacaggcatgaagacatggaacagactgacagcggtcagaggggatgggggagagagggattgGATGAAACTAactgaagggattagccaaagaatatccatgaacacagatgacaatgtggtgagggccagagggTGCAGGGAAATCAGGTACTATGTGAACAGGGccaaaagaagggaaaatggggatatctgtaatagtgtcagcaataaaataaaaactttttaaaaggatattGCTATTTACCGTTATCTCTTAATAGAACATAAATAAGGGGCTATTGCTCTCAGATGGGATGGAGGGTGAGCTATGGGAGAGCAGGGTAATTCTGAAGGGAGTAGGGAGCCTGTGTGAAAGGTTGAGGGCAGGAGATTCTGTGCAGCCTTAAAAGGAGGCTGCACTGATGAGCAAGTCAGCAGACCATGATCCAGGGAAGGACAGGAGTCACCAAAGGGAAGACCAGGGGAAGGGTGTTGTCATGAGGGAAAATGCTGGGATGAGGGAAAATGCTGGGACGAGGCAGAAATCCTGGCCCCGGGAAGACTGAGATATCAATAAACCTCAGACAATCCCCAAATTAGGCTTTATTCTCACTGTCACCTTCCTTCCTTAGGCCTGCTCTTGCCTGGGCCCCAGGGTTCTCCTAATTGTCATCTGAAAGAGTTCATTCATACTTAGAGGACAGATTAATTGTGAGGCAGAAGGTGGGCCATGGGCTAGAAAGGCAGGAAATATCATGGGCTCCTGATGAATTCAGGCAAGGGGTCAAGACTCCACGATGCCACTTACTAGCCATGTGTTCCTGGGAAAATTAGCTGGCCCATTGGGCATCAGGTTCTTCCTCTGTGAAGTAAGTGGGTCTGATAAGCCCTGTCTTATAGGACTGCAGCGATGTGTGGAGTGTTTGTAAACTACCGTGCACATTGCCTGGTGGAGATTGAATCTGTAATGAATGGCAGTTATTTCTAATATCGTTTTTATCCCAGATACTTCCACTCTCGCCTCTGGCACTGTGATTACTTGTTTGTTATTAAGGTCATATTAGAGAATGTGCAGTTCAGTAGGGCATAGAACACCCAATCGGCCAAAGAGGATACCCAATTCATGGATGTATGCTGACATTCAGGTGTGGGGAGCCTTCCCAGCTGGACACACACAAAGATGCCAGAAAGAGAATCTAGTTAGAACTCTTTCCCTCTGTCCAAGCTGCTCTGTCATCCAAATGCTTTCATTCATTTCACCCCCACCCAAAATCTACCCCTGGATAATGATTGGCCAGATCACACTCAAGATCATTAACATTCAATCCCAATTAGGCTGTGGGCTATGGCGCTCCCAGGCCATCATGTTTCTCATGGCTCAGTAACTGTATATCTGTAGAAATCTGTGCAGATGATGGGTATCACACGCCTAGTGCTCATACTGTCCAATGACACTGAGACTGTGTGCAGGAACCACCCTTCCTAACCAGGTGGAGATTTCCCTCTGGTTTATCCATGATCCCAAAGGAACAGGTCAGGACAATTTTCCACTTCACACTTCCCTCTCACACCCAAGACACACAATGTGCTGCTACCACCCCCAGCTTCTTTACAATCAACACCAGCAGAGGGAATCAGTTTCCCTAACACCCTGGCTCAGGCCATGcacatcattttttaattaaggtattacatatgtgtccttatccccccattgccctcctccacccccccactcataccctcacccccctggcgtctgtgtcccttggttaggcctatatgcttgcatacaagtcctttggttgatctctcccccttacctccaccctcccctaccttccctctgaggtttgatggtctgattgatgcttctctgtatttggatgtttttgttcatccgtttgttgttcattttattccataaatgagtgagatcatgtgatatttatctttctctgactggcttatttcgcttagcataatgctctccagttccaccatGCTGTTGcaactacgctgtggtaaaaatgAAGGCCCTTCAAAATTGAGTGCTGTTCCCTGGAGGCCCACCACCTCACCTGTTCTGTTACTTGTTTGTAAGATTTAGGGGACACCTAACCCCTTCCTTATATGACTTCAGCTCCTACACTATCATTCTGTGGGTGGGTGTGCCCTGCTTATGTTGGTGTCCCCACTACTAACACAGGATCTTCCAGAGGACATAGGCTCAGTGAATGTCTGGGGATTAAATGAACCACTGAGCAGGGGTCCTCTTTATGCAGATGAAATCCCTCCACTTTCTTGCCGGAACCAAGGATCCTTAGATAAGTTGTTTCATGCAAAGACAGACGAGAAGAGATAAGAATCAAAAATTAACAaccttttgctattatttttctatttattaactCCATTGATTGTACTGCCGAGTTCTGACACATTTCCAAGGAAATCCTTTTATAATGCCATGTTATCTATTTTGGGATCACAAAGTAGGATGGGACGTGTCCCAATTTTTGTTATACAAGAGCAAATCTCTTACTCTTGAGCTGGACATGTAGAAATATATAATGTTATCAATGTCATTTACAAACTTACATGCTAAAAGTTTATGAAACCTTCTATGAAAAGGGACATTCGAAAATTTCCCTAAAAATCCGAAAATAATAAATCATACCTTTCTCAATCATAATAGGAGCCCAAACCTTTCCCTGGGCCTCACTATTAGTTTCTTCTCAAGCATAGAGTTGAAAATTGGATGCACTTCATGCCCAGCAAAAGAAGTTAATGCTCATGGGCCTGAAAAGTGCCTGGATTCAACTCTGGCTCAGGCATAGTGGTTGTCATTGTACTCAGGCCCTTCAAGCAGTGATGAAAGGGAATAGGGATCCCTGTCATTAACCCCGAGCACAAACTGGAGGGTTTTCATCATGGTAGTCTCTGCATGTGCTCGGGGACCCCACAGGAACTCATAGCATGCAGGATCACTATTGGGCACCTGGCGGTACAGCAGGTACTGTTCCTGGACCCAAATTTTGGTGAtgagctccctgggctccccatagAGCCAATGCTCCTTCCCATCATACACCCCTACAACATTCAGTGCTTCCCACACTTTTTCCTCAGGGGCACAATCACCCTCTGAGGCGATCACCCACAGAACTGTGACCAGGAGGCCTGTGTTGGGATATCTGTGCCCATTGCTCACCATCCCATCATAGCTGAGCCCCAAGGCAGTGGCCAGGACATAGGTGTGAGTACTGGGGTCCATTTCTTCCACCACAATACCAAAACCCAACTGGATGCATTCAGTGGCTGCACTGAAGAGCTCAGGAAAGTGGTCCTGGTGCTCTTTGATGACACTACTCAGCATTTCTGCCTTTGTGGTCGGCTCCTTTGCACGATACTTAAGGAGTAGAAACTCCACCATTTCTATCATCTTCAAATGCAGTGCTTTGTGGAGCAAGGAATCGGCATCTTCATCAGGGCCTCCCTCAGCGTTTGGACCCTCCTCATCTTGGCTGCTGGAGCTCTCATCTTCAGCGTGTCTCCATGGAAAGGCTTCCATGGCATGGGGGGAGGCACCCTGAAGACTCTGGGGAGGACTTGGTGTCTCAGCAGCAGACACCTCCTCTAGGCTGTCTATAAACAGGACTGAGGGGGAGGAGGCCCGAGAGGAGTAGAGAGACAgggcctcctcctcatcctccacctcctcctcctgcataGCCCAGAACAGTTCCTCTACCAACATGTCAGGGATCTCCATTGGGTCCTCATGGTCTTCCTCAGGCTTCCACGGCTCACTCATATGATGACCAGGCATGATGAGTCGTGCTCGAACAGTGACCGAGTGTGGGCAGAAGATGGGCGAGGAGGACCCAcgggcctgggggaaggggagtaTGAGAGGCATGAGCTGAGAAACACAACCTAGGCGGCTCTGACAAAGGTGACTTCCAGCTCTCCCCTTTAGGGGTGTACATGGGCCTCACAGGGCTCACTCCTGATCAGCCTGCCCACTAAGAGCCTGAAGAAGGAAGTGACATGACTGCTCAGGGTATAGAAGGCACAGCACAGGGTTCTGTAGCTGACAGTGCGATGTGGAGGTGTCAGGCAATGTGGGGTCCCCTCTGACAGTGGTGGGGAGGCCATGGGGACATATTCATGGTCGGAACCTCACCTTAATTCCTAGCacttcctggcctcctgctgctctgtgacCTGAGAATATGTAGCATAAACCAAGGCCTTCACTTCCTTCTATCCGGGGGCTCTGCTGGAGGGAAAAACGGAGCACCTCAGGATGCACATGGCAATCACAGTCCTGGAACCCCAATGCtgacaggaggggcagcaggactcTGTGAGGTCCCGTCTGTTGTGGGCGGGAGGTTCCTCCTTGCACATGTAGGATCCAAACCTttcccctgccagggcctggcccctcaCTGCCTTCTGCTGGCCTGAGGTCAAACTCTCAGAACAAGACCACACACACCTAACACTTGAGGGAAGAAAATGAGGGGGTTCCTCTCCCGGAGGATCAAGAAGGGGTGACTGAAGATTTGGGTCCATCTATCCTGGGTTAAGGCTCTAATCCCTTCTCACCATGACGCACTGCAGGGTTTCAGACCACTCTCTCTCTGCTGACTGAGCCCAATCTACTTAGACTTTGGCTTCACCTCCCTGAGGTACAGGAGTAGGAAGTGAGCTGAGCTAATCCAGGCACTATTCCGAGTTTCCCCATTGCTGACAGAGGAGGCAGGTTAAGTCTGGGTTCCCATGTGCTCTGCTTCCCCTCATTGCTCACCTTGATTCTTGGCAGGAACTAGGGTTCGTCTCTGTTGACAGAATTTGGATCCTGGGGATGATACAACGTATGGTCTCACACCAAGGTCCTCACCTTGCTGATAGCTCTGAGACAAAAGTGAACACGAGCTccatctgcccccacccctgtgcaggTGCCCACACAACTGAAACCAGGGCATGGGCCCATCCATTCCGGGTAGAGTGCCCGTAGTCTTGCCTCAGgatacttgcctttcttcctggcctggcctgggtctGAATCCAGCTGACCTGATTTCACCATGAATAACTGTCCTCAGTGAGAAAAGCTCAGGAGGAGCAGGCATGTGGAAACCGGGAGCATGTCACACCCAGGTACCCCTGCCTGGGGAATCTGGATGCTGAGGTCAGGACACTCCCTGATGCTGAGGGCTCTCTTCTTTTCTCAGGGAGCACAGAGCTGCAGTTTCCCACAAGAAAACATTCACACCTTTATGACCCTTCTACAACCTCAGCTCATCTTTGCATGAACTGAAGCCATTCCCTCTGACCAAGGCCCTGTCCTTCCAGAGTGCCCTCAGACAAACGTGAGGAGGAACCACCTCTGCAGACCCATGCCAGGCCTTTCCCAGGGCTGACAGCAGCACAGTCTGGGTTCAGGGCACCCATTGTCTGGAGTGTGGTATCCTCTTTCCTCACTGTGCTACCTAGGCTTACTCGGAGAGTGCCTGGGACCTTTCCCTTCCCATGAACTGAGAATGAATACTGGAGGCCATGTCCACCATTTCTTGTGACCTCCAAAGGGGACGTCAAGATACCACAGTAACTATCCTGCCGAGTGACCCAGTTGTGCCAGCAGAGCCTAAGCCAGCCGGTCCCTGTGTTAACTGGAGTGGGAAGTACCATCATCCTGCCTCAAGACCCACACTTTAATTACCAGCATTGCCTGGCACACCTCCCATGTTGCCCTGAATCCAGAACCTTCAGGacaatgccctcacctccctttgcCACTCCTAAGGTAGAAgtctggaagcaacccaaatccaCAGGCCTACCATGAGGcttgcaggtgctgctggcagtACCAGGCACACTGTGGACACTTATGGCCCTGGCCAAGCCTCAGGCATACATACTTCAAGGAGTGCTAGGGGGCTTCCTGAGTCCTAACTCGGGTCCTCACCTGGtatcctggcagagccctgcagccccctTCTTTGCCTACCTGGAGCCTGACCCCTCAGAGCTCAGGCGGTGGAGTCCGCTTGTTTTCCTGCAGGATCCTCACCGAGACTCCTGGCTGGAACTGGAACCTCCTGTCAACCTGAGAGGCCCAAGTCAGGGAGAGAGCATGTGGTCATGGGCCGGGGACCTCCAACGGTTCACAGTAGGGGTAATGTGGGGCATCTCTGTTGTGGGGTCCCTGGTCCCTCAGTCTTCCCTTTGCATGTTCACCTTGATTCCAGGCAAGACCCGGGTCCTCCCCTCTGCCAAATATGTCATTCCCCTGAATTCCAAGGGCTGACATCAGGTCTGGGCTTCTTCGGGTCCTCTCTGCATGGTCATCCACCATAGGGCCTCCCAACACTTTGAGCAGGGCAGACTTCTGTGGAATCCCTTCCAGTTAGGGGTCCTGGCTTCCCCCAGTCCTCCCTGTGGTTCCTCACCttgactcttccctctgcccacctgagACCCTGCTCCTTACACCGAACCCCAGAGCCTGTCAGACCCAGATGCAAATGTCAGGAAAAGCACCTTGACTCTGGGCAGTGCTTCTGCATCCCTTCTGTGGACCTGAGGGAGGCCTTACATGATTTATCAAGTTTCCAGTCTCCCTCTGACCTGCAAGCGGAAGTCAGGAGACACCTCACAGGGTTATTTGACTTGGGCTCATCCATGGCTCATAGCAGGGGAGGCCCTATATGGGGTCCCCTATATTGTGGGGTTCTGGTCCCCGTCTTCCCTTCTTCAGCCGACCTGTGGCTCTGCTCCTTACACCAAACCCCAGTCTCTCACCCCTGATGCAGAAGTCACCCCATCCTGTAGTACCCCGCCCACTCTGGTCCTCCCAGGACTGAGGATTCTCAGGTTCAGGGCCCCCAATCGCCCTCAGGGTCCTCAACTTGACAGCAGCAGGACCTGGGGGTCCCTGTGCAGCCTGAAGCCCTGCTCCTTCTACCAAACCCCCCAGTGTCTCTCAGACCCAATGCAGAAATCACAAATCACAATGCGTGagatcacccctcccccaccccaggaggcctgcccgATGGACACTGttctggggtccaggcccccagtctccctcagggtccccacacTGACTCCGGGCAGGTCCAGACCCCCTCTGCCGACCTGAGACGCTGCCATGACACGGAGCCGCCCGAAGGTCTCAGACCACGAGGACCCGGAAGTCAGTCCTGACCACTCGTGGGCACCCCGCGCCTTGGGGctcccaggactgactgctctgGCCCAGAGTCACCATATCCTCCCCACGGTCTCACCATgaggcctgcaggtcctgggaccctccctctTTTAACCGGGAGGCCGGACCCCCCGCACGGAGGCCGTCACCACCGAGaccccaggggaggcctgtgggcctcactccccagggctcccggcaggggcTGTACTAGCTCCCCGGGCACCTCcgtctggtcctcaccctgatcccaggcagagcctgggccctgcCGACCTGAGGAGGCTCCCTTCAGCGCCTGTGCCGTCTACCGACCCGAAGCCGGCCTCCCAAAGATGGCGCTCAGCTCCCTCAGACTTCTCAGGCGGAAGTCCGTGAGTCAGTGACATCACTTCCGGAAACCAATTGTGTGGTCACCCAGGACAGTTGACAGGGGCGGAGTTCTGCTCTTTTGTGCCCTGCCCGTACCTTCTGGTCCCTACCTGGGCTGGatggcctgggcccccaccctgtgctgacctgggtctgtgccctgcaGGCCAAGTGCCCTGAGACAAACCTGTGGAGGAACTACGTCTGCCGACCCATGCCGAGCCTTACCCAGGGCTGATAGCAGCACAGACTGGGTTCAAGGCACTCACTGTTTGGAGTGTGGTATCCTCCTTCCACACAACCCATGCACACTGGGAGAGTGCCTGGGACCTTTCCCTTCTGCTGAACAGAGAGTGAATACTGCAGGCCATGCCCACCATCTCTCTGAGACCTCCAAGGTGGACTTTAAGACACACCACATTGACTATCGTGCCGAGTGTGCCAGTTGTGCCAGCAGAGCCTAAGCCAGCCGGTCCCTGTGTTTACTGGGGTGGGAGGTACCACCATCCTGCCTCAAGACCCACACTTTAATTACCAGCATTGCCTGGCACACCTCCCACGTTGCCCTGAATCCAGCCCCTTCAGGACAATGTCCTCACCTCCTTTTGCCACTCCTAAGGTAGAAgtctggaagcaacccaaatccaCAGGCCTACCATGAGGcttgcaggtgctgctggcaggACGAGGCACACTGCGGACACTTATGGCCCTGGCCAAGCCTCAGGCATACATACTTCAAGGTGTGCTAGGGGGCTTCCTGAGTCCTAACCCGGGTCCTTACCTGGtatcctggcagagccctgcagccCTTCTTTGCCTATCTGGAGCCTAACCCCTCAGCCCTCAGGGGGTGGAGTCCGCTTGTCTTCCTGCAGGATCCTCACCGTCACTCCTGGCTGGAGCTGAAACCTCCTGTCAACCTGAGAGGCCCAAGTCAGTAAGAGACCATGTGGACATGGACACGGGGCCTCCCAGGGTTCACAGTAGGGGTAATGTGGGGCATCTCTGTTGTGGGGTCCCGGGTCCCTCAGTCTTCCCTTTGCATGTTCACCTGGACTCGGGGCATGACCTgggtcctcccctctgccacatATGTCATTCCCCTGAATTCCCAGGCCTGAAATCAGGTCTGGGCTTAGGCCTGACATCAGGTCTGGGCTTCTGCGATTCCTCTCTGCATGGTCATCTACCATAGGACCTCCCAACACTTTGAGCTGGGCAGACTTCTGTGGACTCCTCTCCGGTTAGGGTTCCTAGATTCCCCCAGTCCTCCCTGGGGGTTCTCACCttgactcttccctctgcccacctgagACCGTGCTCCTTACACCGAAACCCAGAGGTTGTCAGACCCAGATGCAAAAGTCAGGAAAAGCACCTTGACTCTGGGCAGTGCTTCTGCATCCCTTCTGTGGACCTGAGGGAGGCCCTACAGTTCTTATCAAGTTTCCAGTCTCCCTCAGACCTGAATGCTGAAGTCAGGAGATCCCCCATGCAGTCACCAGCCCCGTAGCCTTCCAAGGCAGAGAGCAAGGTGTAGTTTTGTGCAGCTTCTACATTGGGAGTCCTGGGTCCCTTCTGTCCTGACACAGGGTCCCCATCATGACCCTGGCAGGTCCTGggtccttcctctgccttcctgggGCTGGTTTGTGTACGAAACCCCCAGGTTCTGAGACCCTGATTTGAAGGCATTAAATGCCACTTGAGTctagatcagccatgggcaaactacggcctgcgggccggatccggcccctttgaaatgaataaaactaaaaaaaaaaaaaaaaagaacgtacccttttatgtaatgatgtttactttgaatttatattagttcacacaaacactccatccatgttttttttCCAGCCCTCCaggccagtttaagaacccattgtggccctcgagtcaaaaagtttgcacaCCCCTGGTAGGTAGTACTACTGCTCTCCTCTCTGTGCACCTGATTCCCTATATGgccttcttatttttattttttttaatttcataataattctttattgttgaaagaactagaggcctgatgcacgaaatttaggcaagagtaggccttccttgccctggctgtcggcaccagcttccctctttgcacctgagacctgggcttccttcacagccctggtttctggccctggcttcctgaggaatgacgtccagaagggtgtccagtctaattagcatataatgattttattattatagattacaaatgaccccctccaccccacccctgtcctctTGCCCCGCCCTCACCacccaattgtctgtgtccatgggccatgcatatatgcacacaaggttcttggttgattacttcctaccctccccaccttccctctgagattccccaaTCTGTCCCATGCTTGCATGTGTCTGTATctatttggttcatcagtttactttgtaactttgattccacatatgagtgtgaccatgtgatatttatcttcctttgactggcttatttcacttagcacgatactctccaggtccctccatgctgtctcaaagggtaagagacccttccctttatacagctgcatagtattccatggcatacatgtaccactgctttttcaTCAGGTcattgatgggcacctgggctgtttccacatcttagctatcctaaattgtgctgctatgaacataggggtgcatacattctttctcatTGGTATTTCCGGTTTCTtagggaaatattcctagaagtgtgattcCCTACACTTTTCACCAAGTCCtaagtctcactcagtcctggaTACAGAAGTCAGGAAACTTGGCACTTGGTCTTTTACCAGGGAACATCCCAAGGCTGATAGCAGGGTAGGGTTTATGGGGTCCCCTGGTTGTGGGGTTCAGGGTGCCCTCCTTCATcctgtggctgtgctccttacaGTGAACACCAACATATCTCAGACCTGCATGCGGAAGTCAGGAGATACCTCAAGGGGTCATCTGACATGGGGTCTCCCATGGCTAGTAGCAGGGGAGGCCCTTTATGGGGTCTCCTATATTGTGGGGTCCTGGGTCCCATCTGTTCTCCTTCAGCGGACCTGTGGCTCTGCCCCTTACACCATATCCCAGAGTCTCACACCTGATGCAGAAGTCACCCCATCCTGTAGTACCCCGCCCACAGGTCCTCCCAGGACTGAGGATTCTGGAGTCCAGGCCCCCCAATCTCCCTCAGGGTCCTCAACTTGACAGCAGCAGGATCTGGGGTCCCCCCTgtgctgcctgcagccctgctccttctACCAAACCCCCCAGTGTCTCTCAGACCCAATGCAGAAATCACAAAGCACAATGCATGagatcacccctcccccaccccaggaggcagGCCTCCCCAAGTCCCTCTGGGTCCTAGAGTCCGGGAGGTGGGAGGGATTGCGCAGCCAGACAGACCTGCCTGAGGTACCCGGATCTGACAGGAgcaccagcctgggtcccggggtggGCCCTCTGTGTGGGTGGCTGGAGCCCTCAGTCCCTATTGGAgggtcctcacagccctggcttggaCACT
The sequence above is a segment of the Myotis daubentonii chromosome X, mMyoDau2.1, whole genome shotgun sequence genome. Coding sequences within it:
- the LOC132223370 gene encoding melanoma-associated antigen 4-like, which produces MGIPRGLLTNIWLQEQYLLYLQVPNSDQEHHKFLWGLRAHAETTKSKARGSSSPIFCPHSVTVRARLIMPGHHMSEPWKPEEDHEDPMEIPDMLVEELFWAMQEEEVEDEEEALSLYSSRASSPSVLFIDSLEEVSAAETPSPPQSLQGASPHAMEAFPWRHAEDESSSSQDEEGPNAEGGPDEDADSLLHKALHLKMIEMVEFLLLKYRAKEPTTKAEMLSSVIKEHQDHFPELFSAATECIQLGFGIVVEEMDPSTHTYVLATALGLSYDGMVSNGHRYPNTGLLVTVLWVIASEGDCAPEEKVWEALNVVGVYDGKEHWLYGEPRELITKIWVQEQYLLYRQVPNSDPACYEFLWGPRAHAETTMMKTLQFVLGVNDRDPYSLSSLLEGPEYNDNHYA